GACCATGGTCTCGGTGAGATACGGGTCGGCGAGCTGGAGGATGAAGCCGTCGGCCTTCGCGCCGGCCATGGCCAGGGCCTTCGGCCCGTACGCGGCCATCCACACCGGCAGCTTCCCGTCCCGTACCCAGGGCAGCCGGATCGGGTTGCCGTCCACCAACGCCTCGCGGCCCTCGGCGAGTTCACGGATGACGTCGATCGCCTCGCCGAGCCGCGCGAGCGTGTTGGGCGGGCGGCCGGCGACCCGCATCGCCGAGTCGCCGCGGCCGATGCCGCACACGGTGCGGTTGCCGTACATCTCGTTGAGCGTCGCGAAGGTGGAAGCGGTCACCTCCCAGGTGCGGGTGCCCGGGTTGGTGACCATCGGCCCGACGATCAGTTTGGTGGTGTGTTCGAGGATGCGGCTGTAGACGACGAACGGCTCCTGCCACAGCACGGCGGAGTCGAAGGTCCAGCCGTACCGGAAGCCGTTGCGCTCGGCGCGCCGCATGAGACCGACGACCGCCGACGCCGGCGGGTCGGTCTGGAGCACGAGTCCGAAGTCCATGGCGGGGCCACTCCCAACTTTCAGGTGAGGTACTGACAGGTGGAGCGGGGGGTGTAACTGCCGTGCCCCGGACGCCCGGTGTACTTGCGGCCGTCGATGACGACCTCGCCGCGCGACAGCACGGTCTCGACCTGTCCGGTGATCCGCTTGCCCTCGTACACCGAGTAGTCGACGTCCATGTGGTGCGTCCGGGCGGACAGGGTCTGTTCCGCGTGCGGGTCGTAGATGACGATGTCGGCGTCGGCGCCCGGCGCGATGGTGCCCTTCTTGGGATACAGGCCGAACATCCTGGCCGGGCTCGCGCAGGCGATCTCGATCCAGCGGCGCCGGGTGATGTGCCCGTCGACGACGGCCTGATGGAGGAGATCCATCCGGTGCTCGACGCCCGGCAGTCCGTTGGGGATCTTGGAGAAGTCGCCTCGGCCCATCTCCTTCTGCCCGTTGAAGCAGAACGGGCAGTGGTCGGTGGAGACGACCTGGAGGTCGTTGGTGCGCAGCCCGCGCCAGAGGGCGGACTGGTGTTCGCGGGGCCGAAGCGGGGTCGAGCAGACGTACTTGGCGCCCTCGAAGTCCGGCTCGGCGAGATTGTCCGTGGACAGGAAGAGGTACTGCGGGCAGGTCTCGCCGAAGACCGGAAGTCCCATGTCGCGGGCGGCGGCCAGCTCGGCGACGGCCTCCTCGGCGGACACGTGCACGACGTACAGGGGCGCGTCGGCGACGCGGGCGAGCTGGATCGCGCGGTGTGTCGCCTCGGCCTCCAGCAGCACCTTGCGCACCTCGCCGTGGTGGCGGGGGTCGGTGCGTCCGGCGGCGAGGGCCTGCTCGACGAGGACGTCGATCGCGATGCCGTTCTCGGCGTGCATCATGATCAACCCCCCGTTGTGGGAGGCCCGTTGCATGGCGCGCAGGATCTTGCCGTCGTCGCTGTAGAACACACCGGGGTAGGCCATGAACAGCTTGAAGGAGGTGATGCCCTCCTGGACGAGGAGGTCCATCTCCTTGAGGGAGTCCTCGTTGACGTCGGCGAGGATCATATGGAAGCCGTAGTCGATGGCGCAGTTGCCGTCCGCCTTGGCGTACCAGGCGTCGAGCCCTTCACGCAGCGCCTGGCCGGGTGACTGGATGGCGAAGTCCACGATGGTGGTGGTGCCGCCCCAGGCGGCGGCGCGGGTGCCGGTCTCGAAGGTGTCGGCGGCGAAGGTCCCGCCGAACGGCATCTCCATGTGCGTATGGCCGTCGACGCCGCCGGGGATGACGTACTTGTCGGTGGCGTCGATGACCCGGTCCGCGGTCCAACTCGCGGCGACGTCGGAGCCGTTGGCGGCGAGCGCGACGATACGGCCGTCCTCGGTCAGCACATCGGCGTGGACCTCGTCGGCGGCGGTGATGACCAGACCGCCGCGGACGAGCGTGCGTTTACTCATGACTTGGCCTCCGTGACAGGACGGAACGTGAACGTGAGGTGGCTGGGGCGAAGGGCGAACGACCAGCGGCGTACGGAGAGCGGCGCCGACTAGACGCTGTCCAGGGCGCGTTCGAGGATCGCCGCGCCCTCCTCGGCCTCCGCGACCGTGAGGGACAGCGGCGGGGCGATGCGCAGCACGCTGGTGTCGTGCCCGCCGCCCTTGCCGATCAGCAGGCCGCCCTCGCGTGCCGCCTCGGTGACCGCCGCGGCGGCCTCCGGGTTCGCCTCGTCGGTGCCCGGCTTCACGAGTTCGATGCCGATCATCAGGCCCCGGCCGCGCACCTCCCGTACGGCGGGGACTCCGGCGCCCGCGGCGCGCAGCCGCTCGATCAGCAGGCCGCCGACGCGGCGGGCGTTGCCGGGGAGGTCGTGGTCCAGGAGGTACGCGAGATTGGCCACGCCGGCCGCCATCGTGACCGGGCTGCCGCCGAAGGTCGAAATGGAGTTGGCGTCAAGGCAGTTCATGATCTCGGCGCGGGCGACGACACCGCCGATGGACATGCCGTTGCCGATGCCCTTGGCGAAGGTGAGGATGTCCGGCGGGCCGTTCTCGGCGTGCGCCTGCCAGCCCCAGAAGTGCTCACCGGTGCGGCCCCAGCCGGTCTGCACCTCGTCGCTGATCCACAGGATGCCGTGCCGGTCGAGGACTTCACGGAACGCGGCGTACAGACCGTCCGGCGGTGAGGTGAATCCGCCGACGCCCTGGATCGGCTCGGCGATCAGCGCGGCGGGCACGCGGACGTGTCCGAGCAGGTCCTCCAGGTCGGCGACGCACGCGGCGATGAAGTCCGTGTCGGACAGATGCGCGTACGGGCCCCGGGTGCGGACGCCGCCATGCACGTACAGCGTCTGGAGCGGCGAGAGGCTCGTCGGGGACCAGCCGCTGTTGCCGGTGATGGACACGGCGGAGAAGGACCGGCCGTGGTAGCTGTTGCGCATCGCGAGGATCTGGTTGGAGCGGCGGTAGGCGGTCGCGAGCAGCAGGGCCGTGTCGTTGGCCTCGGTACCGGAGGTGGTGACGAAGACCCGCGCGTCCGGGATGCCGGAGAGGGCGGCGACGCGCTCGGCGAACTCCACCATCGGGCGGTTGAGATAGAGCGTGGACGAGTGGATGATCCGTCCGGCCTGCTCGGCGACCGCCTTGGTGACCTCGGGGAGGGCGTGGGCGGTCATGGTGGTGAGGATGCCGCCGAAGAAGTCGAGGTAGCGGTTGCCCTCGGCGTCCCAGACGTGACGGCCCTCGCCGTGGGTGAGTTCGATGGGACGCCGGTAGTAGAGGGCCAGCCAGTCGGGCAGGACGGCGCGGTGCCGGCCGTGCAGGTCGGTGGCGGGCAGGCTCACGGCCGCGTCGTGGGACGACGGTCCGGGGCCGGCCTGGTTCGCGGCGGCCGGGTTCGCGGGTGCCTCGGTCACGGCTGCACCAGCCCCTCGTACGCGTCCGGGCGGCGGTCCCGGTAGAAGGCCCACTGCTGGCGGACCTCGTCGATGACCCCGAAGTCCAGGTCCCTGACGACCAGTTCCTCGGCCTTGTCGCTCGCGGTCTCGCCGACGAACTGGCCGCGCGGGTCGACGAAGTACGACGTCCCGTAGAAGTCGTTGTCGCCGTACTCCTCCTGGCCGACGCGGTTGATCGCGGCGATGAAGTACTCGTTGGCGACGGCGGCGGCGGGCTGTTCGAGCTGCCACAGATAGCTGGAGAGACCGCGCGAGGTGGCCGACGGGTTGTAGACCAGTTCGGCGCCGTTCAGGCCGAGTTGGCGCCAGCCCTCCGGGAAGTGCCGGTCGTAGCAGATGTATACGCCGACCTTGCCGACCGCGGTGTCGAAGACGGGCCAGCCCGCGTTGCCGGGCTTGAAGTAGTACTTCTCCCAGAAGCCCTTGACCTGCGGGATGTGGTGCTTGCGGTACTTGCCGAGGTACGAGCCGTCGGCGTCGATGACGGCCGCGGTGTTGTAGTAGAACCCGGACTGCTCGACCTCGAACACCGGGACGACGACGACCATTCCGGTCTCCTGCGCCAGGGCCCGCATCCGGGTCACGGTCGGTCCGTCGGGGACGGCCTCGGCCCACCGGTAGTGCTCGGGCTCCTGCACCTGGCAGAAGTAGGGGGCGTTGAACACCTCCTGGAAACCGATGACCTTGGCGCCTTGCCGGGCCGCCTCGCGGGCGTGCTCCTCATGCTTGGCGATCATGGATTCGGTGTCCCCGGTCCAGGTCGCCTGGACGAGTGCGGCGCGTACGACTCTGGCCACGAGCTGCTCCTTCGGCGGAAGGTCGAGCGTTTGCTGGGCGTTTCCTGAGCGCGTTCCAAGCGCGTTCCGAGCGCTTTCTACGCCCGTAGACACGGTGCGTAGGAGGAGAACCTAAGCCCGCCGTCCCACGGGGGCAAGACCATCGCTGTTAAGCCGCAGAGTCGATCATGATTCGCACCCACCCGGTCCACAGAGCGTCCGGGCGCCGCCGTCGGAGCGGTTCGGGCCGGGCCGGAGCCCGGCGTACCCGTCCGCGTCAGGCGCCGCCCCTGCCCGCGCTCCGCAGCGCACGGGCCAGATCGCGTTCGTGGCCGGTGGAGACGCCTCGCGCCGCTTCGAGCAGCCAAGGGACCAGGCGCGTCGGGTCCACCGCCGCGACACGTGCCGTGTCGTCCGGCGTACGGGCGCGGACGAACGCGCCGAGCAGCGCCTGGACCTCCTGGGCGCGGCCCGCGTCGCCGAGGGCGACGGCCGCGTGGCCGATGTCCTCGGCGGGCCGTGAGACGCCCTGTCGCAGCAGCACACCGCAGTCCGCGTCGCGGCCGGCCATGGCGAGCGCGCTCGCCGCCGCCGCGAGCCGGTCGGGCGGCAGGGACGACGCCTCCCACAGCACCGACGCCCAGTCGGCGCCGAGTTCGGCGCGGTGCAGTTCGGCGGCGAGGAAGGGCAGTTGTTCGGCGGGTCTGGCCGCCGCCTCGCAGAGCGCCACATGTGCCTCGCCGCTGCGGCCGGCGGCTCGCAGCCGTACGAGCACGGCCACCGTGTCGAGGGCCGCGCGGCGCGCCTCGGCCTGCTCCCGCGTCAGGCCGCTGTCGGGCCCGTCCGTACGGGTCCGCTCGGAGCCCGGCGAGCCGCCGAAGCGGGCGCCGCGCGGCGGTGCGGTGTTGGAGGGTGGTACGAGGGGGGCGGCCGCCGGATCGCCGCCCTCGGTGAAGGCGAAGCGGGCGCCTCGCTGCTTGCGCTGCTTACGGCGCTGGCCGGGCACCTGCGCCATCTCCTGTGAATCCTCGGGCCCGACGGCGGGGTTGGAGCCCGTGTCGCTCGCGTCATCGGCACCCCGGCGGCCGTCCGGACCGCCCCAGCCCGTGGAGTCGCGTCCCCCGCCGGTACGGCCCGGCTCGGGGCGGAACCACTCGTCGGGCGCGGTGGGCCGGCCGCCGTCGGGACGGCCGAAAACCGACTGGTCGTCGACCATGGGTTCCTCGGCCCGGTACCACCCGTCGGCGGCCGTGGGTCTCGCCTCCGGGGAGCCGTACTCCGGGCCGGCGGGCGCGGCGTGCGCGGGCGAGGAGGAACGCGGGGCGGGAGTGCCCTGCGTGCCCCGTGCGGAGTGCGCGGGCTGCGCGTTCGACGGCCCGGCGACGGCCGCGAGGCGCTCACGCAGTTCGGTGCAGCGGGCGGTCGCGCGCGCGTAGTCGTCCCGGACCCACGCCAGGTCGTATTCGAGCTGGTCGGCCTCCGGTGAACCCTCGCCCACCTGCCGGAGGCGGCGCATCACCTCGTCGGCGCGGCTCGCCGCCGTGGCCTGTTCGTGCTGCATCAGCCGCAGCCGCTCCCCCAGCGCGTCGGGGCCGCCGGGGAGCCGGTCGTGCGCCGCCGCGGACGCGGCGTGCAGCCTGCCCGCCCGTGCCGTCTCGCGGTCGACCGGCCGGTTCTCGTGGCTCGCGGCGAGGTCGTGGAGCAGCGACTCCACGACGTCCCAGGGCGGTACTTCGTCACCGTCGAGGCAGGCCCTGAGCCCTTCGGGGTCCCGCTGCCTGAACACGGCGTACCAGCCGCCGTCCGGGTCGAGGAGCGCCGTCATCCCGCGGAAGTACCGCGCGAAAGCCCCTATTTCCGCCGGAAGTTCGTGCCTAGTCATCGCTGTCTTTCCCGCCCCTGCCCTGCCGCGCACTGCCTTGAGCCAACCGTCCGGCCCGCCGGCATGAAACCGCAGCCGTGTTACGTGACGGCTACGCGGGATTTTCGCGCACGGTGCGGTGCGATCACTCAAGTATGTGCTCACCGAGTGGTCGACGTCACGTTTCCGAGGAAAAAATGTGGTTAAGACTCAAGGTTCTTTCACAAGTCGGCGCGCCGACGAGGCGTCAGAAACTCACGACGATTCCGGTGTGCACGCGCTTACCGCGGCGTACGAGCGCGGCCGGCTTCGCGACGAGCCAGAACTGCCAGGTGTATTTGCGGGCGAGGAACTTGTTGACCTGGGCGGCGTCCTCGCCTTCGAGCAGCCGGGCCGTGCCCTCGGCGGTCGCGGCGCCCGGCGCGATGCGCCCGCGCGCGTCGCACGCCGTGACGACGACGCGGCTGTTGCCGCGGAGCCGCTTGACCTTCCAGGAGTCACTGCGGGTCCAGATGTACAGCACACCGCCGTCCACGGCGTGCCAGACCGGGGTGTCCACCCCGGTGCCGTCCTTCCGGTACGTGGTGAGGCTGACGTAGCGGCTACGGCGGAGCGCGTCGAGATTCATGTCCACGAGACTATGCCGCCCGCCGGACGGGCGGATTCCGGGACCGGGGGACGGACGAGACCGGGACCGGGGAACGGACGGATTCCGGGATCAGGCCGGCATCGGCGAGCAGGCCGTCGCGATCTCGTCCATCGACAGCCCCAGCGCCCCGGCCAGCGCCGCGACCGTGAAGAAGGCGGGTGTCGGGGCGCGGCCGGTCTCGATCTTGCGCAGCGTCTCGGGCGAGAGCCCGGAGACGGCGGCGATCTCGACCATGCTGCGCGGACCGCGCGCCTCGCGGAGCAGGGCGCCGAGCCGCTCGCCGCGCTCGCGCTCTTCCGGGGTCAGTGGGGTGCGTACCATGGCGTCATTGTAATACCGCTACCGACCGGTATAGTTATTGGAATGGTAGAGATCAAAACGGACGCGTCCCTGGACGCCATGCGCGCCGCGGGCCGGATCGTCGCACAGGCGCTCAGCGCGGTACGGGAGTCGGCCGCCGTCGGCGTGACCCTGCGCGAGCTGGACATCACCGCCCGCGCGGTGCTGAGTGAGGCGGGCGCCGGCTCGCCCTTCCTCGGCTACCGCCCGGACTGGGCGCCGGTCCCCTTCCCCGCCGTCATCTGCGCGTCGGTCAACGACACGATCGTGCACGGCATCCCCGACGACTACGCGCTGCGGGACGGCGACCTCGTCAGCATCGACTGCGGGGCCTCCTCGGGCGGCTGGGTCGGCGACTCGGCGATCAGCTTCACCGTGGGCCGGGCCCGCCCCGCCGACACCCGGCTCGTCGACACCGCCTTCGAGGCGCTGGACGCGGGCATCGCGGCCGCCGTCGTCGGCAACCGCGTCGGTGACATCGCCCACGCGATCGGCCGCGTCTGCCGTACGGCCGGCTACGGCATCCCGGACGGCTTCGGCGGTCACGGCGTGGGCCGCACGATGCACGAGGACCCGGGAGTCCCCAACGAGGGCAGGCCCGGCAGGGGCGTGCCGCTGCGCCACGGCATGGTGATCGCGATCGAGCCGATGCTGATCGCCGGGGGCACCGACGACCACTACACGGCGCGCGACGGCTGGTCGATCCGTACGACGGACGGCAGCCGCGCGGCGCACGCCGAGCACACGGTGGCGATCACCGACGAGGGCCCGCGGATTCTGACCCTGCTGTAGGCCTGCGGCCGAGGACAGGAGACCGGGCCCGTCCGGCGGCCGAGGACCGGCCTGTCAGGGCCGGTTCGCCGGGTGGACCACCATCGCGGAGCCGCCGCCCCTGCGGTCCTTCTCCGCCGCCGCCACCCAGCGGCCGTCGGGCAGCCGCTGGACGCCCGTCGCCGCGCCGATCTCCGGGTTCTTGGTGAACGCGTGCCCCAGTGCCTCGAGTTGGCCGCGCAGCGGGCTGTCGTAGAGAGCCGGCTCCAGCTCCGTCGTCGCGGAGTTGCGCTGGCTGGCGCGGGGCGCGGCGATCGCGTCGACCAGCGGCAGACCCCGGTCCAGATGGCCGGTGAGCGTCTGGATGACGGTCGTGATGATGGTCGCGCCGCCGGGTGAGCCGAGCGCCACGAGCGGCCGGTCGCGTTCGTCGAGCACGATCGTCGGGGACATGGACGACCTCGGCCGCTTGCCGGGGCCGGGCAGGTTCGGGTCGTGGACGGCCGGGTTCGCGGCGGCGAACGAGAAGTCCGTCAGCTCGTTGTTGAGGAGGAAGCCCCGGCCGGGCACGGTGATGCCGCTGCCGCCCGTCGACTCGATGGTCAGCGTGTAGGCGACGACGTTGCCCCACTTGTCGGCGGCCGTCAGATGGGTGGTGTTCTCCCCCTCGTACGTCGTCGGCGCCGCCGTACCGCCCGGCGCGCACGCCACGGGGTTCGCCGGGTCACCGGGCGCGAGCGGGCTCTTGAGCGCCACGTCGTCCTTGATGAGGCATTCGCGCGAGTCCGCGAAGCGCTGCGACAACAGCCCCTTCGTGGGGACGTCCTCGAAGGCCGGGTCGCCGAGCCAGCGCCCCCGGTCGGCGAAGGCGATGCGGCTCGCCTCGATGAAGCGGTGCAGATACTGCTGCTGCGAGGCCCGCTTCAGATCGGTGTTCTCAAGGATGTTGAGCGCCTCACCGACGCTCGTACCGCCGGAGGACGACGGCGCCATGCCGTAGACGTCGAGCCCTCGGTAGGAGATCTTCGTCGGCGCCTGCCGCTTGGTCCGGTACGCGGCCAGGTCGCCGGTCGTCAGATCGCCCGCCCGGACCTTGCGGGTGGCGTCCGGGTCGACGGGCGGGGTGCGGACGGTGCGGACGATGTCGCGGGCGAGGTCGCCCCGGTAGAGCGCGTCGGTGCCCCGCTTGCCCAGTTCCGCGTACGTACGGGCAAGGTCGGGGTTCTTGAACACCGAACCGGTCACCGGCAGTTCGCCGCCGGGCAGGAACAGCTCGGCGGAGGCCGGGAAGTCGGCGAACCGGGCCTGGTTCGACGCGGTCTGGGAGCGGAATGTCTCGTCGACGGTGAAGCCGTCCTTCGCCAGCCGCTCGGCGGGCGCCAGCATCTGCCGCAGCGACCTGCTGCCCCAGGAGTCGAGCGCCCGCTCCCAGGTGGCCGGGGTGCCGGGCGTACCGACGCCGAGTCCGCTCGTCATGCCCTCGGCGAAGGGGATCGGCTTGCCGTCCTCCTGGAAGAGGGTGGCGTCGGCGGACTTGGGCGCGGTCTCGCGGCCGTCGATGGTGTGGACGGAGCGGGACGCGGCGTCGTAGTAGACGAAGTAGCCGCCTCCGCCGATACCGGCCGAGTAGGGCTCGGTGACACCGAGCGCGGCGGCGGTGGCCACCGCCGCGTCCACGGCGTTGCCGCCGCGCCTCAGCACCTCGATGCCCGCGGCGGACGCGTCCTTGTCGACGCTCGACACGGCTCCGCCGTAGCCGACG
This window of the Streptomyces niveus genome carries:
- the hydA gene encoding dihydropyrimidinase, which codes for MSKRTLVRGGLVITAADEVHADVLTEDGRIVALAANGSDVAASWTADRVIDATDKYVIPGGVDGHTHMEMPFGGTFAADTFETGTRAAAWGGTTTIVDFAIQSPGQALREGLDAWYAKADGNCAIDYGFHMILADVNEDSLKEMDLLVQEGITSFKLFMAYPGVFYSDDGKILRAMQRASHNGGLIMMHAENGIAIDVLVEQALAAGRTDPRHHGEVRKVLLEAEATHRAIQLARVADAPLYVVHVSAEEAVAELAAARDMGLPVFGETCPQYLFLSTDNLAEPDFEGAKYVCSTPLRPREHQSALWRGLRTNDLQVVSTDHCPFCFNGQKEMGRGDFSKIPNGLPGVEHRMDLLHQAVVDGHITRRRWIEIACASPARMFGLYPKKGTIAPGADADIVIYDPHAEQTLSARTHHMDVDYSVYEGKRITGQVETVLSRGEVVIDGRKYTGRPGHGSYTPRSTCQYLT
- the ggt gene encoding gamma-glutamyltransferase gives rise to the protein MRRPAARTTRNVSIVALAAAMLSVGAAAPPTEAPAKAPTKTPAKTPFAVGYGGAVSSVDKDASAAGIEVLRRGGNAVDAAVATAAALGVTEPYSAGIGGGGYFVYYDAASRSVHTIDGRETAPKSADATLFQEDGKPIPFAEGMTSGLGVGTPGTPATWERALDSWGSRSLRQMLAPAERLAKDGFTVDETFRSQTASNQARFADFPASAELFLPGGELPVTGSVFKNPDLARTYAELGKRGTDALYRGDLARDIVRTVRTPPVDPDATRKVRAGDLTTGDLAAYRTKRQAPTKISYRGLDVYGMAPSSSGGTSVGEALNILENTDLKRASQQQYLHRFIEASRIAFADRGRWLGDPAFEDVPTKGLLSQRFADSRECLIKDDVALKSPLAPGDPANPVACAPGGTAAPTTYEGENTTHLTAADKWGNVVAYTLTIESTGGSGITVPGRGFLLNNELTDFSFAAANPAVHDPNLPGPGKRPRSSMSPTIVLDERDRPLVALGSPGGATIITTVIQTLTGHLDRGLPLVDAIAAPRASQRNSATTELEPALYDSPLRGQLEALGHAFTKNPEIGAATGVQRLPDGRWVAAAEKDRRGGGSAMVVHPANRP
- the map gene encoding type I methionyl aminopeptidase is translated as MVEIKTDASLDAMRAAGRIVAQALSAVRESAAVGVTLRELDITARAVLSEAGAGSPFLGYRPDWAPVPFPAVICASVNDTIVHGIPDDYALRDGDLVSIDCGASSGGWVGDSAISFTVGRARPADTRLVDTAFEALDAGIAAAVVGNRVGDIAHAIGRVCRTAGYGIPDGFGGHGVGRTMHEDPGVPNEGRPGRGVPLRHGMVIAIEPMLIAGGTDDHYTARDGWSIRTTDGSRAAHAEHTVAITDEGPRILTLL
- a CDS encoding PPOX class F420-dependent oxidoreductase; translation: MNLDALRRSRYVSLTTYRKDGTGVDTPVWHAVDGGVLYIWTRSDSWKVKRLRGNSRVVVTACDARGRIAPGAATAEGTARLLEGEDAAQVNKFLARKYTWQFWLVAKPAALVRRGKRVHTGIVVSF
- a CDS encoding helix-turn-helix domain-containing protein; its protein translation is MVRTPLTPEERERGERLGALLREARGPRSMVEIAAVSGLSPETLRKIETGRAPTPAFFTVAALAGALGLSMDEIATACSPMPA
- a CDS encoding TIGR03842 family LLM class F420-dependent oxidoreductase — encoded protein: MDFGLVLQTDPPASAVVGLMRRAERNGFRYGWTFDSAVLWQEPFVVYSRILEHTTKLIVGPMVTNPGTRTWEVTASTFATLNEMYGNRTVCGIGRGDSAMRVAGRPPNTLARLGEAIDVIRELAEGREALVDGNPIRLPWVRDGKLPVWMAAYGPKALAMAGAKADGFILQLADPYLTETMVNAVRTAASDAGRDPDSVTICVAAPAYVGDDLAHARDQCRWFGGMVGNHVADLVSRYGEHSDLVPDALTTYIKQREGYDYSHHGRAGNPSTDFVPDDIVDRFCLLGPAEAHIEKLKTLRALGVDQFAVYNMHDAKEATIDTYGSEIIPALAS
- a CDS encoding nitrilase-related carbon-nitrogen hydrolase; this encodes MARVVRAALVQATWTGDTESMIAKHEEHAREAARQGAKVIGFQEVFNAPYFCQVQEPEHYRWAEAVPDGPTVTRMRALAQETGMVVVVPVFEVEQSGFYYNTAAVIDADGSYLGKYRKHHIPQVKGFWEKYYFKPGNAGWPVFDTAVGKVGVYICYDRHFPEGWRQLGLNGAELVYNPSATSRGLSSYLWQLEQPAAAVANEYFIAAINRVGQEEYGDNDFYGTSYFVDPRGQFVGETASDKAEELVVRDLDFGVIDEVRQQWAFYRDRRPDAYEGLVQP
- a CDS encoding aspartate aminotransferase family protein: MSLPATDLHGRHRAVLPDWLALYYRRPIELTHGEGRHVWDAEGNRYLDFFGGILTTMTAHALPEVTKAVAEQAGRIIHSSTLYLNRPMVEFAERVAALSGIPDARVFVTTSGTEANDTALLLATAYRRSNQILAMRNSYHGRSFSAVSITGNSGWSPTSLSPLQTLYVHGGVRTRGPYAHLSDTDFIAACVADLEDLLGHVRVPAALIAEPIQGVGGFTSPPDGLYAAFREVLDRHGILWISDEVQTGWGRTGEHFWGWQAHAENGPPDILTFAKGIGNGMSIGGVVARAEIMNCLDANSISTFGGSPVTMAAGVANLAYLLDHDLPGNARRVGGLLIERLRAAGAGVPAVREVRGRGLMIGIELVKPGTDEANPEAAAAVTEAAREGGLLIGKGGGHDTSVLRIAPPLSLTVAEAEEGAAILERALDSV